From Afipia carboxidovorans OM5, one genomic window encodes:
- a CDS encoding lytic murein transglycosylase: MAWVCVKKAGFAVALGALVLPLPACVTEQALSPRTELTGALPQQPAPVRRARASTKEWSGEDGASGSPEMTADAIRRSAANFRSCVASMAPEAARRGVSRANFDRLTANLEPDLKIMDFMDSQPEFTKSVWDYLDVLVNDTRLAKGREVLAKYKPQFDAVERAYGVDRYIIASIWGIESNYSTRGGDRSVLNSTATLACIGRRQKYFRGEFLAAVEILNRGDLTPDEMVGSWAGAFGPTQFMPTVYKRFAVDFDGDGRRDAVGSVPDLIASTANKLKTDGWQAGQGWGYEVSVPRGFDYLLADRSKAMTLAQWARLGVSRANGQAFPRPGDHAFLLMPAGADGPGFLMLQNFRAILRYNPAESYALAIGHFADRLRGGGPFVQAWPRSERVLTRTERLELQQLLARRGFYQGEADGRLGSETRQALRSFQASVGTPADGFASSAALDRLRSR, encoded by the coding sequence ATGGCGTGGGTCTGCGTAAAGAAGGCGGGGTTTGCGGTTGCGTTGGGAGCGCTGGTGCTGCCGCTGCCGGCTTGCGTCACCGAACAGGCATTGTCGCCGCGCACGGAACTCACCGGCGCGCTGCCACAGCAGCCCGCACCGGTGCGCCGCGCCCGCGCCTCGACCAAGGAATGGAGCGGGGAAGACGGCGCCTCCGGTTCGCCGGAGATGACGGCCGATGCTATCCGCCGTTCGGCCGCGAATTTCAGGTCGTGTGTCGCATCAATGGCGCCGGAAGCCGCGCGCCGCGGTGTCAGCCGCGCGAATTTCGACCGCCTCACCGCGAATCTCGAGCCTGATCTCAAGATTATGGACTTCATGGATTCGCAGCCCGAATTCACCAAGTCGGTGTGGGATTATCTCGATGTGCTGGTGAACGACACGCGCCTTGCCAAGGGCCGCGAGGTTCTCGCCAAATACAAGCCGCAGTTCGATGCGGTGGAGCGCGCTTATGGCGTCGACCGCTACATCATCGCATCCATCTGGGGCATCGAGTCGAACTACTCGACGCGGGGCGGCGACCGCAGCGTGCTGAATTCGACCGCGACGCTCGCCTGCATCGGCCGCCGCCAGAAATATTTCCGCGGCGAGTTTCTTGCGGCGGTAGAAATCTTGAATCGCGGCGATCTCACGCCGGACGAAATGGTCGGCTCATGGGCCGGTGCGTTCGGGCCGACGCAATTCATGCCGACGGTCTACAAGCGCTTCGCGGTCGATTTCGACGGCGATGGGCGGCGCGATGCGGTGGGCAGTGTGCCCGATCTGATCGCCTCGACGGCGAACAAGCTCAAGACCGATGGCTGGCAGGCCGGGCAGGGCTGGGGCTACGAGGTCAGCGTGCCGCGCGGCTTCGATTATCTGCTGGCCGATCGCTCGAAGGCGATGACGCTGGCGCAATGGGCGCGGCTTGGCGTCAGCCGTGCGAACGGTCAGGCATTTCCGCGTCCGGGCGATCATGCCTTCCTGCTGATGCCTGCCGGTGCGGACGGGCCGGGCTTCCTGATGCTGCAGAACTTCCGCGCCATCCTGCGCTACAACCCGGCGGAATCCTACGCGCTCGCCATCGGCCATTTTGCCGACCGGCTGCGTGGCGGCGGGCCGTTCGTGCAGGCTTGGCCGCGTTCCGAGCGGGTGCTGACCCGCACCGAGCGGCTCGAACTGCAGCAGTTGCTCGCACGCCGTGGCTTCTATCAGGGCGAGGCCGATGGCCGGCTGGGCAGTGAGACACGTCAGGCGCTGCGCTCGTTCCAGGCCTCGGTCGGCACTCCGGCGGACGGCTTTGCCTCCTCCGCGGCGCTCGATCGCCTACGGTCGCGCTGA
- the galU gene encoding UTP--glucose-1-phosphate uridylyltransferase GalU encodes MKIRKAVFPVAGLGTRFLPATKAMPKEMLTVVDRPLIQHVVDEALEAGIEHLVFVTGRNKGVIEDHFDRPYELEDTLKERNKLKEMDILERDQPEAGATSFTRQQAPLGLGHAVWCARDIIGNEPFAVLLPDVLVKHKPSGLKQMIDAAAAAGASSANIIAVEEVPMEHVHMYGVVGVGPSKGDLFELNGMVEKPKKEVAPSNLSITGRYILQPEIFNILETQERGAGGEIQLTDAMLALAGKQPFYGFKFKGKSYDCGSKSGFLAANIAYAMDREDLRGDLLSEMKKYV; translated from the coding sequence ATGAAAATCCGCAAAGCCGTATTTCCCGTCGCCGGCCTCGGCACCCGTTTCCTTCCCGCCACCAAGGCGATGCCGAAGGAGATGCTGACCGTGGTGGACCGCCCGCTGATTCAGCATGTGGTGGACGAAGCGCTGGAGGCCGGCATCGAGCACCTCGTGTTCGTCACCGGGCGCAACAAGGGCGTGATCGAGGATCACTTCGACCGCCCCTACGAGCTCGAGGACACGCTGAAGGAGCGCAACAAGCTCAAGGAAATGGACATCCTCGAGCGCGACCAGCCGGAAGCCGGCGCGACCTCGTTCACGCGCCAGCAGGCGCCGCTCGGCCTCGGCCATGCGGTGTGGTGCGCGCGCGACATCATCGGCAACGAGCCGTTCGCCGTGCTGCTGCCCGACGTGCTGGTGAAGCACAAGCCGAGCGGCCTGAAGCAGATGATCGATGCGGCCGCCGCCGCGGGCGCCTCCAGCGCCAACATCATCGCGGTGGAAGAAGTGCCGATGGAGCACGTCCACATGTACGGCGTCGTCGGCGTCGGCCCGTCGAAGGGCGACCTGTTCGAACTGAACGGCATGGTCGAGAAGCCGAAGAAGGAAGTCGCGCCCTCGAACCTCTCGATCACCGGGCGCTACATCCTGCAGCCGGAGATCTTCAATATCCTCGAGACGCAGGAGCGCGGCGCGGGCGGCGAAATCCAGCTTACCGACGCGATGCTCGCGCTTGCGGGAAAGCAGCCGTTCTACGGATTCAAGTTCAAGGGCAAGAGCTACGACTGCGGATCGAAGTCAGGATTTTTGGCCGCCAACATCGCCTACGCCATGGACCGCGAAGACCTGCGCGGCGATTTGCTCAGCGAGATGAAGAAGTATGTGTGA
- a CDS encoding SGNH/GDSL hydrolase family protein, whose translation MMVPFRSLLACLCSVILLCAPAMGRVPEPSPAEQCLAANEGLSLGAALPRTAGILKNGAPLRVVAIGSSSTVGLWMTREEDTYPGVMRRELVRLVPSLQVEIFNAGRNGDTIPGNIARFDRDVFAHHPDLVIWQIGGNDFTWGEEAASLMQKIASGIALLRAQGIDVILMDQQYTPVILGTQYAKMQGAIATVVREHQVAYLPRFDMLHKAVQSGVSIMSLTSLDGLHMSGEAYDCVGRALARAIVAGVK comes from the coding sequence ATGATGGTTCCTTTCCGCTCGCTTCTCGCGTGCCTTTGCAGCGTGATCCTCCTGTGCGCGCCCGCCATGGGCCGCGTGCCCGAACCCTCGCCTGCCGAACAATGCCTCGCCGCCAACGAAGGGCTGTCGCTTGGCGCGGCGTTGCCGCGCACCGCGGGCATTCTCAAAAACGGCGCGCCGTTGCGGGTGGTCGCGATCGGCTCATCGTCCACGGTGGGATTGTGGATGACGCGCGAGGAAGACACCTATCCAGGCGTGATGCGGCGCGAGCTTGTGCGGCTCGTGCCGTCGCTGCAGGTCGAGATCTTCAATGCCGGGCGCAACGGCGACACCATTCCCGGCAACATCGCGCGCTTCGATCGCGACGTGTTCGCCCATCACCCCGACCTCGTGATCTGGCAGATCGGCGGCAACGATTTCACCTGGGGCGAGGAGGCGGCAAGCCTGATGCAGAAGATCGCATCGGGCATCGCGCTTCTCCGCGCGCAGGGCATCGACGTGATCCTGATGGACCAGCAATACACGCCGGTGATTCTTGGTACGCAATACGCCAAGATGCAGGGCGCGATCGCGACCGTGGTGCGCGAGCATCAGGTCGCCTACCTGCCGCGTTTCGACATGCTGCACAAGGCTGTGCAATCGGGCGTGTCGATCATGAGCCTCACCTCGCTCGACGGGCTGCATATGTCCGGCGAGGCTTACGACTGCGTCGGCCGTGCACTGGCGCGCGCGATCGTCGCGGGGGTGAAGTAG
- a CDS encoding sensor domain-containing diguanylate cyclase, translating to MTGWVSFKRWCFTPRALVVLCALTTSAFLLICGSVLLETRRAAGELARSASANLAATIDSDIVRSIEVYDLSLRNAVNNMLTLDTERISLPILHLILFDHAATAQHYGRIRIFDETGKLKLDSSTLHPAQESCADKEFFKIHRASSDAGLYVSDPEVGTGAPALVLSRRITGHDGRFLGVVVGSIRYSYFRDLFSHLKFGEGDTATVFRNDGRVMMRQPSNSDTIGKDLSNSAGVRQILATRSGSATLRSTLDNIERLYVWQNSDRALVVVVGKSLESIYGPWWRQVFIIGGLMLMLSAFVIGAAFLLAREMARRADAEQRLAQLATTDALTGIDNRRRFDERMLDEWRRGWQKLPLSLLMIDADHFKTFNDLFGHQEGDQVLVRIAKSIAQSSRRPADCAARYGGEEFALLLPDTELDDAMRIAEEIRTRVERLSTEKWATTVSIGVACVVPDMAGSSRNLIEAADKALYQAKEQGRNRCVGVDPDMIVRAA from the coding sequence GTGACGGGCTGGGTGAGCTTCAAACGGTGGTGTTTTACGCCCCGGGCTCTCGTCGTCCTGTGTGCGCTTACGACCAGCGCGTTTCTCCTGATCTGCGGCAGCGTGCTGCTGGAAACGCGCCGCGCCGCCGGTGAGCTGGCCCGCAGCGCTTCCGCGAACCTCGCGGCCACCATCGATTCCGATATCGTCCGCAGCATCGAGGTTTACGATCTGTCGCTGCGCAACGCCGTCAACAACATGCTGACGCTCGACACCGAGCGCATCAGCCTGCCGATCCTTCATCTCATCCTGTTCGATCATGCCGCGACCGCGCAGCATTACGGACGCATCCGGATTTTCGATGAGACCGGCAAGCTTAAACTCGATTCCAGCACCTTGCATCCGGCGCAGGAGAGTTGTGCCGACAAGGAGTTCTTCAAGATTCATCGCGCCTCGTCCGATGCCGGGCTTTATGTCAGCGATCCCGAGGTCGGCACAGGCGCGCCGGCGCTGGTGCTGAGCCGCCGCATCACCGGCCATGATGGCCGCTTTCTCGGCGTGGTCGTTGGCTCGATACGATACAGTTACTTCCGCGACCTGTTCAGTCACCTGAAGTTCGGTGAAGGCGACACCGCCACGGTCTTCCGCAACGATGGCCGGGTGATGATGCGCCAGCCGTCCAATTCCGACACCATCGGCAAGGACCTCAGCAACTCTGCGGGCGTCCGCCAGATCCTCGCGACCAGGAGTGGCTCGGCCACGCTGCGAAGCACGCTCGACAATATCGAGCGGCTGTATGTCTGGCAGAACAGCGATCGCGCATTGGTCGTGGTGGTCGGCAAATCGCTCGAGAGCATCTACGGCCCGTGGTGGCGACAGGTGTTCATCATCGGCGGGCTGATGCTGATGCTGTCGGCGTTCGTGATCGGGGCTGCGTTCCTGCTCGCCCGCGAGATGGCGCGGCGCGCCGACGCCGAGCAGCGCCTTGCCCAACTGGCGACGACCGATGCGCTGACCGGCATCGACAACCGCCGCCGGTTCGACGAGCGCATGCTCGACGAATGGCGCCGCGGCTGGCAGAAGCTGCCGCTCTCGCTCCTGATGATCGATGCCGATCACTTCAAGACGTTCAACGACCTGTTCGGCCATCAGGAGGGCGATCAGGTGCTGGTGAGGATCGCCAAGAGCATTGCGCAATCCTCGCGCCGCCCGGCGGACTGCGCGGCGCGCTATGGCGGCGAGGAGTTCGCGCTGCTGCTGCCCGACACTGAACTCGACGATGCCATGCGGATCGCCGAGGAGATCCGCACCCGCGTCGAGCGGCTGTCGACGGAGAAATGGGCCACCACCGTTTCAATCGGCGTCGCCTGCGTCGTGCCCGACATGGCCGGCTCGTCACGGAACCTGATCGAGGCCGCGGACAAGGCGCTCTATCAGGCGAAAGAGCAGGGCCGCAATCGCTGCGTCGGGGTCGATCCCGACATGATCGTCAGGGCCGCGTGA
- a CDS encoding outer membrane beta-barrel protein — protein sequence MPLGQRARGSQGRTAPGWRVARLCAVLGASTLPVPCFAQALTSSMFTPSVGGFAPREDSPLRSVGSQDDMRPTYGIPPASGAAGSGYDSLNRKRKVAKPYPGTPHPTPNPPLQAPRVTAPVSPSFAGTAEGAPPRRRLKIDDDPFGQVGNRAGSFLVKSAVEVWGGYDSNPSRLSEPRGSAFYRIAPELQATSLWSRHAVDLDLRGSFTGYGTDFPTTSGASSVPVDIDRPAFNGRLSGRLDVTRDTRVVSAVRLRLGTDNPGARDNIIQYGLSKYPIYATYGGTAGFEQDFNRLQLQVNGNIDRTVYQNSKLIDGTSWSNDDRNFNQYGVQARASYDLTPGVKPFVEVVADKRVHDTRLDRYDYERDSTGGYLKGGTSFEFSRLLTGEIAAGYGWRDYQDPRLKRMDGLLTSASLIWRATGLTTVRLDAVSSINETTLPGVSGSLSRDYTAQVDHAFRRWLIGTARFGYGTSDYQTAGQDKRYFAEGTLTYKLSRTFAIKGSLRHDWLESGSGGVNTAATVVMLGVRVQR from the coding sequence ATGCCCTTGGGGCAGAGGGCGAGAGGCTCGCAAGGCCGCACCGCGCCGGGCTGGCGCGTGGCGCGGCTTTGCGCCGTGCTAGGCGCCTCCACTTTGCCTGTCCCCTGTTTCGCGCAGGCGCTCACCTCGTCGATGTTCACACCGTCGGTCGGCGGGTTCGCGCCGCGTGAGGATTCGCCGCTTCGCTCGGTCGGTAGTCAGGACGACATGCGGCCCACCTACGGCATTCCCCCAGCATCAGGTGCGGCCGGCAGTGGCTACGATTCGCTCAATCGGAAGCGGAAGGTGGCAAAGCCCTATCCGGGGACGCCGCACCCGACACCGAATCCGCCGTTGCAGGCACCGCGCGTCACCGCGCCGGTGTCGCCATCCTTCGCCGGCACCGCCGAGGGCGCACCGCCGCGCCGCCGCCTCAAGATCGACGACGATCCGTTCGGGCAGGTCGGCAATCGCGCCGGCAGCTTTCTGGTCAAGAGCGCTGTTGAAGTCTGGGGCGGCTATGACAGCAACCCCAGCCGCTTGTCGGAGCCGCGCGGCTCGGCGTTCTATCGTATCGCGCCGGAATTGCAGGCGACCTCGCTGTGGTCGCGCCATGCAGTGGATCTCGATCTGCGCGGTTCATTCACGGGCTATGGCACGGATTTCCCGACCACCTCGGGCGCCTCGTCGGTGCCGGTCGATATCGATCGCCCCGCTTTCAACGGCAGGCTCAGCGGCCGTCTCGATGTGACGCGCGACACCCGCGTCGTCTCCGCGGTGCGGCTTCGTCTCGGGACCGACAATCCGGGAGCGCGCGATAATATTATCCAGTATGGCCTGTCGAAATATCCCATCTACGCCACTTACGGCGGCACGGCAGGATTTGAGCAGGATTTCAATCGCCTGCAATTGCAGGTCAACGGCAACATCGACCGCACCGTCTATCAGAATTCCAAGCTCATCGACGGCACGTCGTGGAGCAATGACGACCGCAACTTCAATCAGTATGGCGTGCAGGCGCGCGCGAGTTACGATCTGACGCCGGGCGTGAAGCCGTTCGTCGAAGTCGTGGCCGACAAGCGCGTGCACGACACCCGGCTTGACCGCTACGACTATGAGCGCGATTCCACCGGTGGCTATCTCAAGGGCGGTACCAGCTTCGAATTCTCGCGCCTGCTCACCGGCGAGATCGCGGCGGGTTATGGTTGGCGCGATTATCAGGACCCGCGCCTCAAGCGCATGGACGGGCTGCTCACCAGCGCCTCGCTGATATGGCGCGCGACCGGCCTCACCACGGTGCGGCTCGATGCGGTGTCCTCAATCAACGAGACGACGCTGCCGGGTGTCTCCGGTTCGCTGTCGCGCGACTATACCGCCCAGGTCGATCACGCCTTCCGCCGCTGGCTGATCGGCACCGCGAGGTTCGGTTACGGCACTTCCGACTATCAAACCGCGGGCCAGGACAAGCGCTACTTTGCCGAGGGCACGCTGACCTACAAGCTGAGCCGCACCTTCGCGATCAAGGGCAGCCTCCGCCATGACTGGCTGGAGAGCGGCAGCGGCGGCGTGAACACGGCGGCGACGGTCGTCATGCTCGGTGTTCGGGTTCAGCGGTGA
- a CDS encoding KpsF/GutQ family sugar-phosphate isomerase, giving the protein MASPISQTAPDHAAPLSPAVDSALRTLASEADGVAALATALRTTLRPAFDDAIALIQNAKGRVIVTGLGKSGHIGRKIAATFASTGTPSFFVHAAEASHGDLGMITADDVIMALSWSGETAELRNLITYSRRFRIQLIALTSDPASTLGKAADVVLALPKAPEACPNNLAPTTSSLMQLALGDAIAIALLEGRGFTAIDFSVLHPSGKLGAMLKFVRDLMHESASIPVKPLGTPMSDALVEMTSKGFGCVAIIDGRGEIAGIVTDGDLRRHMRPDLMTARVDDVMTRNPKTISPDLLASEALEILNSSKITALIVTRGKTPVGIVHLHDILRAGVA; this is encoded by the coding sequence ATGGCTTCCCCTATCTCGCAGACGGCCCCGGATCACGCCGCGCCTCTTTCTCCCGCCGTCGATTCCGCGCTGCGCACACTCGCCTCGGAGGCCGATGGCGTCGCAGCGCTCGCGACCGCGCTGCGCACCACGCTGCGGCCCGCCTTCGACGACGCGATTGCGCTGATCCAGAACGCCAAGGGCCGCGTGATCGTCACCGGCCTCGGCAAGTCCGGTCATATCGGCCGCAAGATCGCCGCGACCTTCGCCTCCACCGGCACGCCCTCCTTCTTCGTCCACGCCGCCGAGGCAAGCCATGGCGATCTCGGCATGATCACCGCCGATGACGTCATCATGGCGCTGTCGTGGTCCGGCGAAACGGCGGAGCTGCGCAACCTCATCACCTATTCGCGGCGCTTCCGCATCCAACTGATCGCGCTCACGTCCGATCCGGCTTCGACGCTCGGCAAGGCCGCCGACGTGGTGCTGGCGCTGCCGAAAGCGCCCGAGGCCTGTCCGAACAATCTCGCGCCGACGACGTCGTCGCTGATGCAGCTCGCGCTCGGCGATGCGATCGCGATTGCGCTTCTCGAGGGTCGCGGCTTCACCGCGATCGATTTCAGCGTGCTGCATCCTTCCGGCAAGTTGGGCGCGATGCTCAAATTCGTGCGCGACCTGATGCACGAGAGCGCGTCCATTCCAGTGAAGCCGCTCGGCACGCCGATGTCGGATGCGCTGGTGGAGATGACCTCGAAGGGCTTCGGCTGCGTTGCCATTATCGACGGCCGCGGCGAGATCGCCGGCATCGTCACCGACGGCGACCTGCGCCGTCACATGCGCCCGGACCTGATGACGGCGCGCGTCGATGATGTGATGACCCGAAATCCGAAGACCATCAGCCCCGATCTGCTCGCAAGCGAAGCGCTGGAAATCCTCAACAGCTCGAAGATCACGGCCTTGATCGTGACGCGCGGCAAGACGCCGGTCGGCATCGTGCACCTGCACGACATTTTGCGCGCGGGCGTGGCGTAA
- a CDS encoding PPC domain-containing DNA-binding protein, translating to MKSKLIYESDGQRTYAVVMAAGDEAMSCLEQFAREVGLSAASLTAIGALRSAELAYFDWETKRYLPIPVEDQVEVASLIGDIAIGPDGKPAIHAHVVLGTRTGSAIAGHLKKANVRPTLEVIVTESPAHLCKRHDPASGLALIDPAT from the coding sequence ATGAAAAGCAAATTGATTTATGAATCGGACGGGCAGCGGACCTATGCCGTCGTGATGGCGGCGGGCGACGAGGCGATGTCGTGTCTCGAACAATTCGCGCGCGAGGTCGGGCTTTCCGCTGCGAGCCTCACGGCGATCGGTGCGTTGCGCAGCGCCGAGCTCGCCTATTTCGATTGGGAGACCAAGCGTTATCTTCCGATCCCGGTCGAGGATCAGGTCGAGGTCGCCTCACTGATCGGGGACATCGCCATCGGGCCGGACGGCAAGCCCGCGATCCATGCCCATGTCGTGCTGGGCACGCGCACCGGCAGCGCCATTGCAGGCCATCTCAAGAAAGCGAACGTGCGGCCGACGCTTGAAGTGATCGTCACCGAGTCGCCCGCGCATCTGTGCAAGCGGCATGATCCGGCCAGCGGCCTTGCGTTGATCGATCCGGCGACTTGA
- a CDS encoding NfeD family protein — MIDLAIKLGSWNWLILGVLLMGIEALAPGVFMLWLGLAALIVGLLSFLFVASWQMQVVAFALISIAMVPLWRHFARREAVDNNFLNRRTKGLVGQVVTLESAIVDGVGSIRLGDTTWRVEGPPLAAGTKVRIVEADGARLRVGPA, encoded by the coding sequence ATGATTGATCTTGCGATCAAGCTCGGAAGCTGGAACTGGCTCATCCTCGGCGTTCTCCTGATGGGGATCGAGGCGCTGGCACCGGGCGTGTTCATGCTGTGGCTGGGCTTGGCCGCGCTGATCGTCGGCCTGCTGTCGTTTCTGTTCGTCGCCTCGTGGCAAATGCAGGTCGTGGCGTTCGCGCTGATTTCGATCGCGATGGTGCCGCTGTGGCGGCATTTCGCGCGGCGCGAGGCGGTCGACAATAATTTCCTCAACCGCCGCACCAAGGGCCTCGTCGGTCAGGTCGTCACGCTTGAAAGCGCGATCGTCGATGGCGTCGGCAGCATCCGGCTTGGCGACACAACATGGCGCGTCGAGGGTCCGCCGCTTGCGGCCGGCACCAAGGTACGGATCGTGGAGGCCGATGGGGCGCGGCTGCGCGTCGGCCCCGCGTAA
- a CDS encoding SPFH domain-containing protein gives MSGFDIFAIALLLLVVITLFAGVKTVGQGFDWTVERFGKYTRTLEPGLNIIVPYFDRIGRKVNMMEQVIDIPQQEVITKDNATVTVDGVTFFQVFDAAKASYEVANLNHAIITLTMTNIRSVMGAMDLDQVLSHRDEINERLLRVVDAAVSPWGVKVNRIEIKDIVPPHDLVEAMGRQMKAERVKRAEILQAEGQRQSEILRAEGAKQAQILQAEGRREAAFRDAEARERAAEAEAKATQMVSEAIAAGDVASLNYFIADKYIKAFGQFAESSNQKVIMLPMEATSLLSSLAGIGEIAKAAFGEGATSSAARRTSSVPDTGTPPRKPFD, from the coding sequence ATGTCCGGGTTCGATATTTTCGCTATCGCATTATTGCTTCTCGTCGTGATCACGCTGTTTGCCGGCGTGAAGACCGTGGGCCAGGGGTTCGACTGGACCGTGGAGCGGTTCGGTAAATACACCCGGACGCTGGAGCCCGGCCTCAACATCATCGTTCCCTATTTCGACCGGATCGGCCGCAAGGTGAACATGATGGAGCAGGTGATCGACATTCCGCAGCAGGAAGTCATCACCAAGGACAACGCGACCGTCACGGTCGACGGCGTGACCTTCTTCCAGGTGTTCGACGCGGCGAAGGCAAGCTACGAGGTGGCGAACCTCAACCACGCCATCATCACGCTGACCATGACCAACATCCGCTCGGTGATGGGTGCGATGGATCTCGACCAGGTGCTGTCGCATCGCGACGAGATCAACGAACGCCTGCTGCGGGTCGTCGATGCCGCGGTGTCGCCGTGGGGCGTCAAGGTCAACCGCATCGAGATCAAGGACATCGTGCCGCCGCACGATCTGGTCGAGGCGATGGGCCGGCAGATGAAGGCCGAGCGCGTCAAGCGCGCCGAGATTCTGCAGGCCGAGGGCCAGCGCCAGTCGGAAATCCTGCGCGCGGAGGGAGCCAAGCAGGCGCAGATCCTGCAGGCGGAAGGCCGCCGCGAGGCTGCATTCCGCGACGCCGAGGCGCGCGAGCGTGCGGCGGAAGCCGAAGCCAAGGCGACGCAGATGGTGAGTGAAGCGATCGCTGCGGGCGACGTCGCGTCGCTGAACTATTTTATCGCCGACAAATACATCAAGGCGTTCGGCCAGTTCGCCGAATCGTCGAACCAGAAGGTCATTATGCTGCCGATGGAGGCGACGAGCCTCCTGTCATCGCTCGCGGGCATCGGCGAGATCGCCAAGGCGGCGTTCGGCGAGGGGGCCACATCTTCGGCGGCGCGACGCACATCGAGCGTGCCTGATACCGGCACGCCGCCGCGCAAGCCGTTCGACTAG
- the hemH gene encoding ferrochelatase gives MDVAPETVLMSNSEPVLPQAAAGRVGVLLVNLGTPDTADAQGLRVYLREFLSDPRVIEDQGLVWKLVLNGIILRVRPGKKAKDYLKIWNNERNESPLKTITRGQSDKLAAALADNNVVVDWAMRYGNPSMQSGFDALMAKGCDRILVVPLYPQYSAATTATVFDKAAEVMLALRAQPTLRFTPPYHVEPTYIEALAASVEAQLATLPFKPEVIVASFHGMPQKYVDKGDPYQAQCVATVEALRERLKLSDKELILTFQSRFGYDPWLQPYTDETMKRLAGEGVKRIAVLTPGFSADCLETLEEIAQENAEIFRHAGGEQFSFIPCLNDSEGGMDVIRQLVLRELQGWI, from the coding sequence ATGGACGTCGCCCCGGAAACCGTTTTGATGTCGAACTCCGAACCTGTCTTGCCTCAAGCCGCCGCCGGCCGCGTCGGTGTACTGCTCGTCAATCTCGGCACGCCGGACACCGCCGACGCGCAGGGCCTGCGGGTCTATCTGCGGGAGTTTCTCTCCGATCCGCGCGTGATCGAGGATCAGGGCCTTGTGTGGAAGCTCGTCCTCAACGGCATCATCCTGCGCGTGCGGCCCGGCAAGAAGGCGAAAGACTATCTGAAGATCTGGAACAACGAGCGCAACGAATCGCCGCTCAAGACCATCACCCGCGGCCAGTCCGACAAGTTGGCCGCAGCGCTTGCGGACAATAACGTCGTGGTCGACTGGGCGATGCGTTACGGCAATCCGTCGATGCAGTCCGGCTTCGATGCGCTGATGGCCAAAGGCTGCGACCGCATTCTGGTGGTGCCGCTCTATCCGCAATATTCCGCCGCGACCACGGCGACGGTGTTCGACAAGGCGGCCGAGGTGATGCTTGCCTTGCGCGCCCAGCCGACGCTGCGCTTCACGCCGCCTTATCATGTCGAGCCGACCTATATCGAGGCGCTGGCGGCCTCGGTCGAAGCGCAGTTGGCGACGCTGCCGTTCAAGCCGGAGGTGATCGTCGCCTCGTTTCACGGCATGCCGCAGAAATATGTCGACAAGGGCGATCCGTATCAGGCGCAGTGCGTGGCGACGGTTGAGGCGTTGCGCGAGCGCCTCAAGCTGTCCGACAAGGAATTGATCCTCACCTTCCAGTCGCGCTTCGGCTACGATCCATGGCTGCAGCCCTATACCGACGAGACGATGAAGCGGCTCGCGGGTGAGGGCGTCAAGCGGATCGCGGTGTTGACGCCCGGCTTCTCGGCCGATTGCCTCGAGACGCTGGAGGAAATCGCGCAGGAGAACGCGGAGATTTTCCGCCACGCCGGCGGCGAGCAGTTTTCCTTTATTCCCTGCCTGAACGACAGCGAAGGGGGCATGGACGTGATCCGGCAGCTCGTGCTGCGCGAGCTGCAGGGCTGGATTTAA